A window of Roseovarius sp. THAF27 contains these coding sequences:
- a CDS encoding FadR/GntR family transcriptional regulator has translation MDETTQIRTADNEAAATRLRAFIEERNFGPGDRLPSERALLHELGLNRAALRNALQDLEDEGKIWRHVGKGTFMSDPDGAEEQADTTLALSRRTTPVKMMAARLAIEPSIAREAAMNASAEALDRIAAAERATHAAGDWDAYEAADDDFHRAISEATDNIPLVAIFDRLNSIRRSVTWGAVQRQTPKPSRDHGSFDEHRRIAEAIANHDPDAAQALMRAHLKAVSVRLFGDF, from the coding sequence GTGGACGAGACTACTCAAATCCGGACGGCTGACAACGAGGCGGCGGCAACCCGGCTGCGCGCCTTCATCGAGGAGCGCAATTTCGGTCCGGGCGACCGTCTTCCGTCCGAGCGGGCGCTGCTGCACGAGCTGGGCCTGAACCGCGCGGCGCTGCGCAATGCGCTTCAGGACCTGGAAGACGAGGGAAAGATCTGGCGGCACGTCGGCAAGGGCACGTTCATGTCCGACCCCGACGGCGCGGAAGAGCAGGCGGACACCACGCTGGCCCTGTCGCGGCGCACCACGCCGGTCAAGATGATGGCCGCACGGCTGGCAATCGAGCCGTCCATCGCGCGGGAGGCGGCGATGAATGCCTCGGCCGAGGCCCTGGACCGGATCGCCGCAGCGGAGCGCGCGACCCACGCGGCGGGCGACTGGGACGCCTACGAGGCCGCCGACGATGATTTTCACCGTGCGATTTCGGAGGCCACCGACAACATCCCGCTGGTCGCCATCTTCGACAGGCTCAATTCGATACGCCGCTCGGTCACGTGGGGCGCGGTGCAGCGGCAGACGCCGAAGCCGTCGCGCGATCATGGCAGCTTCGACGAGCACAGACGCATCGCGGAGGCCATCGCCAATCACGACCCCGACGCCGCCCAGGCGCTCATGCGCGCGCATCTCAAGGCGGTATCCGTCCGGTTGTTCGGAGATTTCTGA
- a CDS encoding helix-turn-helix transcriptional regulator encodes MIEAIAQDRIAGTGTGLDELSTRQTEILRLLASGWPAEEIADALSISVETVRNNHYQIKGVLGLETDAQMVWFALGAGLVETSRASDV; translated from the coding sequence GTGATCGAGGCAATCGCGCAGGACCGGATTGCCGGCACCGGCACGGGCCTGGACGAGCTGAGCACGCGCCAGACGGAAATCCTGCGCCTGCTGGCAAGCGGCTGGCCGGCTGAAGAGATTGCCGACGCGTTGTCGATCAGCGTCGAGACGGTGCGAAACAATCACTACCAGATCAAGGGCGTGCTGGGCCTTGAGACAGACGCGCAGATGGTCTGGTTCGCGCTTGGGGCCGGGCTGGTGGAAACGTCGAGGGCCAGCGACGTGTGA
- a CDS encoding TRAP transporter small permease subunit translates to MPGLSFTLPHWLYWVGLIVFPIIAMILSRRPQPEKKRYTLPLAYMIAVTGGILGLHRFYLKSLWGLVFIPIFLFILYANAQTQEARTILSGFDNDLRVAQRVIDREQGRVEEARADLPDLQAAYDEAEEGSFTQRAAERRLNRARDTLDSGAARLEEAQATLEEIRPQQVEAFRIRAWWDNAAGYAFYAILALLAIDLVLMPRLVRRANEKIPPDEVSETEKALAAHEAEESPKRDSDYAENWIDRLSLFCGEFVAYWAVIAVFVYYYEVLARYVFGSPTNWAHEAMYLMFGMQYLISGAYAMLTETHVRVDIFYAPMRKKNKAWVDLLTSVFFFIFAGTLLVTSWIFAMDAIAVPSGNAVVSDWARGQITFGEMVSGFGLDQWTNPNIRWGEISFNEWEVPLWPMKWVMVMGGLLLVLQGISKLSKDIREIARGN, encoded by the coding sequence ATGCCGGGGCTCAGCTTCACGCTGCCGCATTGGCTGTACTGGGTGGGACTGATCGTCTTTCCCATCATCGCGATGATCCTGTCGCGCCGACCACAGCCCGAAAAGAAACGCTATACCCTGCCGCTGGCCTACATGATCGCCGTCACCGGCGGCATCCTCGGCCTGCACCGCTTTTACCTCAAAAGCCTGTGGGGCCTGGTGTTCATTCCGATCTTCCTGTTCATCCTCTACGCCAACGCGCAGACGCAGGAGGCCCGCACGATCCTGTCGGGCTTTGACAACGATCTGCGCGTGGCCCAGCGGGTGATCGACCGCGAACAGGGCCGCGTCGAAGAGGCCCGCGCCGACCTTCCCGACCTTCAGGCCGCCTATGACGAGGCAGAGGAAGGCAGCTTTACCCAGCGCGCCGCCGAGCGCCGCCTGAACCGCGCCCGCGACACGCTCGACAGCGGGGCCGCGCGCCTCGAAGAGGCCCAGGCCACGCTCGAAGAGATCCGCCCGCAACAGGTCGAGGCGTTCCGCATCCGCGCCTGGTGGGACAATGCCGCGGGCTATGCGTTCTACGCCATCCTCGCCCTTCTGGCGATCGACCTCGTGCTGATGCCAAGGCTGGTGCGCCGCGCCAACGAAAAGATCCCGCCCGACGAGGTGTCCGAGACCGAAAAGGCCCTGGCCGCCCACGAGGCAGAGGAAAGCCCCAAGCGCGACAGCGACTATGCCGAGAACTGGATCGACCGCCTGTCGCTTTTCTGCGGGGAATTCGTGGCCTACTGGGCCGTGATCGCCGTTTTCGTCTATTACTACGAGGTGCTGGCCCGCTACGTCTTCGGCTCGCCCACCAACTGGGCGCACGAGGCGATGTACCTGATGTTCGGGATGCAATACCTGATCTCGGGCGCCTACGCGATGCTGACGGAAACCCACGTGCGCGTGGACATCTTCTATGCGCCGATGCGGAAAAAGAACAAGGCGTGGGTCGACCTGCTGACCTCGGTCTTCTTCTTCATCTTCGCGGGCACCCTGCTGGTCACCTCGTGGATCTTCGCCATGGACGCCATCGCCGTGCCCTCGGGCAACGCGGTCGTCTCGGATTGGGCGCGCGGCCAGATCACCTTTGGCGAGATGGTCTCGGGCTTCGGCCTCGACCAGTGGACCAACCCCAACATCCGCTGGGGCGAGATCAGCTTCAACGAATGGGAAGTGCCGCTCTGGCCGATGAAGTGGGTCATGGTGATGGGCGGGCTGCTGCTTGTCCTGCAAGGCATCTCGAAACTGTCGAAAGACATCCGTGAAATCGCACGGGGGAACTGA
- a CDS encoding TRAP transporter large permease subunit: MGIEIDIAWLTLIMFGSLLALLMAGLPLAFVTGGLACVFLFILGDERALNIVPSRIFPLMTNYQLSAIPLFIFMAAMLERAGIINDMFDVIYKVMGGLKGGLAAATIIASTILAAMVGVIGAAVVTMGIIALPAMLKRHYDPKIAMGSIMAGGTLGILIPPSILAIIYAVVAEQSVGELFIGAVIPGLMLSGMYIAYVVMRSYINPALGPAIPVEERVSNREKMQLIGKMAAPITLVAVVLGIIFSGVATPVEAAGIGTFGAFIVAAIHRKLDWPTIREACTTTLKASAMVIWIMFGATIFVGLYVLEGGQQFVQDALAATGLGPWGILILMQILLVILGMFLDWVGILLLCVPIFVPIIKALGAAAFGLSSPEDLVLWFGVLYLVNMQMSFLSPPFGYALFYLRGVAPPEIPMSDIFKSALPFLFLQIVGLVLCMVFPQIITWLPRLIYG; this comes from the coding sequence ATGGGTATTGAAATCGACATCGCGTGGCTCACGCTCATCATGTTCGGCAGCCTTCTGGCGCTCTTGATGGCGGGCCTGCCACTGGCCTTCGTCACCGGCGGTCTCGCCTGCGTGTTCCTCTTCATCCTCGGCGATGAACGCGCGCTCAACATCGTGCCCAGCCGCATCTTCCCGCTGATGACCAACTATCAGCTTTCGGCGATCCCGCTCTTCATCTTCATGGCGGCGATGCTGGAAAGGGCAGGCATCATCAACGACATGTTCGACGTGATCTACAAGGTCATGGGCGGGCTCAAGGGCGGGCTGGCCGCGGCGACCATCATCGCCTCGACGATCCTCGCCGCCATGGTCGGCGTGATCGGCGCGGCGGTGGTCACCATGGGCATCATCGCCCTGCCGGCGATGCTGAAACGCCACTACGACCCCAAGATCGCCATGGGCTCGATCATGGCCGGCGGCACGCTCGGCATCCTGATCCCGCCGTCGATCCTTGCCATCATCTACGCCGTGGTGGCGGAACAATCGGTTGGCGAGCTCTTCATCGGCGCGGTCATTCCCGGCCTGATGCTGTCGGGCATGTACATCGCCTACGTGGTCATGCGCAGCTACATCAATCCGGCCCTCGGCCCCGCTATCCCGGTCGAGGAACGCGTGTCGAACCGCGAAAAGATGCAGCTCATCGGAAAAATGGCCGCGCCCATCACGCTGGTCGCGGTGGTCCTCGGCATCATCTTCTCGGGCGTCGCCACCCCGGTCGAGGCCGCGGGCATCGGCACCTTCGGCGCCTTCATCGTGGCCGCCATCCACCGCAAGCTCGACTGGCCCACCATCCGCGAGGCCTGCACCACCACGCTCAAGGCCTCGGCCATGGTCATCTGGATCATGTTCGGCGCGACGATCTTCGTCGGCCTTTACGTGCTGGAAGGCGGGCAGCAATTCGTGCAGGACGCGCTGGCCGCGACCGGCCTCGGCCCCTGGGGCATCCTGATCCTGATGCAGATCCTGCTGGTGATCCTGGGCATGTTCCTCGACTGGGTGGGCATCCTGCTCTTGTGCGTGCCAATCTTCGTGCCGATCATCAAGGCGCTGGGCGCGGCCGCCTTCGGCCTTTCCAGCCCCGAGGACCTGGTGCTGTGGTTCGGCGTGCTCTACCTGGTGAACATGCAGATGAGCTTCCTGTCGCCGCCCTTCGGCTACGCGCTCTTTTACCTGCGCGGGGTGGCGCCGCCGGAGATCCCGATGTCGGACATCTTCAAATCGGCCCTGCCCTTCCTGTTCTTGCAGATCGTCGGACTGGTGCTTTGCATGGTCTTCCCACAGATCATCACCTGGCTGCCCAGGCTGATCTACGGCTGA